Proteins encoded together in one Cervus canadensis isolate Bull #8, Minnesota chromosome 7, ASM1932006v1, whole genome shotgun sequence window:
- the LOC122444925 gene encoding small EDRK-rich factor 1: protein MARGNQRELARQKNMKKSQEISKGKRKEDSLTTSQRKQRDSEIMQQKQKAANEKKSMQTREK from the coding sequence ATGGCCCGTGGAAATCAGCGAGAACTTGCCCGccagaaaaacatgaagaaatccCAGGAAATTagtaagggaaaaagaaaagaggatagCCTGACTACCTCTCAGAGGAAGCAGCGGGACTCTGAGATCATGCAACAAAAGCAGAAGGCAGCCAATGAGAAGAAGTCTAtgcaaacaagagaaaaataa